A genomic stretch from Erwinia sp. E_sp_B01_1 includes:
- a CDS encoding ABC transporter substrate-binding protein, protein MKSLFASVLASAIILALPAAHAADPDLAALEKAAKAEGQVNSVGMPDSWANWKGTWEDISSKYGIKHSDTDMSSAQELAKFAAEKSNATADIGDVGAAFGPVAVQKGLAQPYKPSTWDQVPDWAKDKEGNWALAYTGTIAFIINKDQVKDIPHSWADLKKGKYVVTIGDVGVAAQAANGVLAAAYAMGGNEKDLKPALSFFSDLAKEGRLGVTDPVIANIEKGEIQVAVVWDFNGLNYRDQIDKSRFEVVIPSDGSITSGYTTIINKYAKHPNAAKLTREYIFSDAGQINLARGYARPIRAEHLTLPADVQAKLLPNAEYKSAHPIADPQAWDKTSKMLPRLWQENVIVNMKQ, encoded by the coding sequence ATGAAATCATTGTTCGCCTCTGTGTTAGCCAGTGCCATTATCCTTGCCCTTCCGGCAGCGCACGCTGCCGATCCCGACCTTGCCGCACTGGAAAAAGCGGCCAAAGCTGAAGGTCAGGTCAACAGCGTCGGTATGCCGGACAGCTGGGCTAACTGGAAAGGCACCTGGGAAGATATCAGCAGCAAATACGGGATTAAGCACAGCGATACCGACATGTCCTCTGCTCAGGAACTGGCGAAATTTGCCGCTGAAAAGAGCAATGCCACCGCAGATATTGGTGATGTGGGTGCCGCGTTTGGCCCGGTTGCCGTGCAGAAAGGGCTGGCTCAGCCTTACAAACCCAGCACCTGGGATCAGGTACCAGACTGGGCAAAAGATAAAGAGGGTAACTGGGCGCTGGCCTACACCGGCACCATCGCTTTCATCATCAATAAAGATCAGGTCAAAGACATTCCTCACAGCTGGGCGGATCTGAAAAAGGGCAAGTATGTGGTCACTATCGGTGACGTCGGCGTTGCTGCTCAGGCCGCGAACGGTGTCCTGGCCGCCGCTTATGCGATGGGCGGAAATGAAAAAGATCTCAAACCCGCGCTGAGCTTCTTCAGCGATCTGGCGAAAGAAGGCCGTCTTGGTGTCACCGACCCGGTGATTGCGAATATCGAGAAGGGCGAAATTCAGGTTGCCGTGGTGTGGGACTTTAATGGCCTTAACTATCGCGATCAGATTGATAAAAGCCGCTTTGAAGTGGTGATCCCTTCTGATGGCTCAATCACTTCCGGCTACACCACCATCATCAACAAATACGCGAAGCACCCTAACGCCGCAAAACTGACCCGTGAGTATATTTTCTCTGATGCCGGTCAGATTAACCTGGCACGTGGCTATGCCCGCCCAATCCGTGCTGAGCATTTAACGCTGCCAGCAGATGTGCAGGCTAAGTTGTTGCCAAACGCCGAATACAAAAGTGCTCACCCGATTGCCGATCCACAGGCCTGGGACAAAACCTCGAAAATGCTGCCTCGCCTGTGGCAGGAAAACGTCATTGTTAACATGAAGCAATAA
- a CDS encoding alkaline phosphatase family protein, which yields MKTILVVLDGLSFEVAQHAMGYLQAECAQGNGQLYQISCELPSLSRPLYECILTGVTPVKSGIIHNGVSRLSKERSIFHYARDAGLTTAAAAYHWVSELYNRSPWHPARDRHTEDAALPIQYGHFYSDDGYPDSHLFEDAESLRLCFNPDFLLIHPMNIDDAGHKYGLSTPQYRNRARMADGYLSHWMPTWLEEGYQVVVTADHGMNDDRSHGGILPEETQVPLFVFGSAFSLQIDAAPLQTELCGTLCDILGVDHDKPVCPELLGPREFAE from the coding sequence ATGAAAACGATTCTGGTAGTGCTGGACGGCCTGAGCTTTGAAGTGGCTCAACATGCCATGGGGTATCTGCAGGCAGAGTGCGCGCAGGGAAACGGGCAGCTCTACCAGATATCCTGCGAGCTTCCTTCGCTTTCCAGGCCGCTGTATGAATGCATTCTCACCGGTGTGACGCCGGTGAAAAGCGGCATTATCCACAACGGCGTCAGCCGTCTGAGCAAAGAGCGCAGTATTTTTCATTATGCGCGCGATGCCGGGCTGACAACGGCGGCGGCGGCCTATCACTGGGTGAGCGAACTGTATAATCGTTCACCCTGGCATCCGGCCCGCGATCGCCACACTGAAGATGCCGCACTGCCCATTCAGTACGGCCATTTTTACTCTGACGACGGCTATCCGGATTCGCATCTGTTTGAAGATGCAGAGAGCCTGCGTCTGTGCTTTAACCCTGATTTCCTGCTGATCCACCCGATGAATATTGACGATGCCGGGCATAAATATGGCCTGTCGACGCCGCAGTACCGCAACAGGGCGCGTATGGCTGATGGCTATCTCTCTCACTGGATGCCGACCTGGCTGGAAGAGGGCTATCAGGTGGTGGTCACCGCCGATCACGGCATGAACGATGATCGCAGCCATGGCGGCATCTTGCCGGAAGAAACCCAGGTTCCGTTGTTTGTGTTTGGCAGCGCGTTCTCACTGCAGATCGACGCTGCGCCATTGCAGACAGAGCTTTGTGGCACGTTGTGCGACATCCTCGGCGTGGATCACGACAAGCCGGTCTGCCCGGAGCTGCTCGGCCCGCGGGAGTTTGCAGAATGA